The segment taatttgttctttattgtCTCTAGTTTTAATCATTAGTGGGTTGATTCCTGTCACTTGGAAAAGTAACAATGaagataataaaaacaataacacAGTGATTTGAAAATTGGGTAAACGATTCATAATTGTAATTAGCTAAGGGCTTTGACTTGACatgcttaaaaaatattattagcttttgtttgttataagCAGCAAACAGGTATTGTTGGAAGCTTAAATAATGCAagctctttcattttcatggaGCCAAGACAGGCTGGTAAGGAAGAAACTTTCTTCTATAGacttttgttatatatatatacatattcttTTGGATAGAGGTTTGACCAATGCAAATACTTTGTTAATAAGCATGTAGGAGTTAGAAAAACACTGAATGCAATCATTACTTGGTTATCTGCCCAAAAGGTTTGATCTGGTCTcccatttataatatttagttgTAATGTTAGATGAAGATACCGCTGCGTTGATATTTATAATGATATGTGTTGATGTCATATGGGTATCTTCATCTCAAAAGTCATCTTATGTTGCCTGCTAGATTAGGTcttgacttttatttttctcttataaaCAATTGTATGTTAGATTAGTTTCTTAAGTTGGATTTTTACAAAGAGAGTAATTCAAAGGAAGAAGTTGACCGAATTGGTTTGCTTATAGAACCGTGCCTGTTTATTGGAACAAATAGGATGTATAGAGCTCCTCTTCTCTTCACTCTCCCCTCTCTTGTTTGAACCTTCAGTCATCAAAACTTTTCTAGCTCAACTTGGTCTGATGGCATTGGTTCATTAGTAACAGTGTTACTCAAGTccgcccaagtccaccgttaacaggtattgtcttttttgggctttcccttttgggcttcccctcaaggtttttaaaactcgtatgctagggagaggtttccatacccttataaaaaatgcttcgttctcctctccaaccgatgcgggatctcacaatccaccccccttcggggcccaacgtccttgctggcacaccgcctcgtgtccaccccctttcggggctcagcctttttgctagcacatcgtccagcgtttagctctaataccattagcaacagcccaagcctactgctagccgatattatcctctttgggctttccctttcgggcttcccctcaaggattttaaaacgtgtttgcaagagagaggtttccacacccttataaagaatatttcgttctcctccccaaccgatgtgggttctcacaaaTAGGTTAATTATTGTTGtctggttctttttttttNTATTGGTTCAATCAAACTAACCGAGTTACACCCCTAAATCCCACCATCAACCAGATCGTAGATGAATTATTCGGTCTATTTCCATTTGCTCATACTAATGAATCTCCTCCACTAACCAAAAGCTAAGACGAGATGAAATCTTCCCACTTCTAAACTAACTTCCAACCTTTTTAACAAGCAGAGTAGGATGATCTAACATTtccattaacaaaaatatatacaatGAATATGGGCATTTTTTAAGCGACAAGCATTGGAGCAAGTTACAAAAGTGAATTGGTTTGGATACTCAAGTTGtggtttataaaatttgattggaaatatatatgtatctTTTTGGATTTAGTTGTTTTTAGGCAGGatcagaaaaggaaaaaagtgaAACTATGAATTAATCTTTATGAGAACAAGGATAATGGCGGACATGATATATGTGTATAGTCTCGTCCATGCTTTGTTTTAAAGAAAAGTTTctataacaacccaaacccactacGAACTctgtttaaatttgtttttattaattaattttttcatttgaccTTAAAAAGAAGAGTACATTTCTTAACTACTAAATACACAAGAGTTGTTTCTACTGTTCGCTTTAAGGATGAAGCCTTGTTTTTAGCACAAGTGGTAGAAATTGACAAGTTCACATAAATTGTTGGAGGTAACCTAGCGAGGTGGGTGAGAGAGAGCTTATTTCAAATGTGGTGCTACTCAACTCATGTGCCTATGCAGTGGTAAGACAGGTGAGGGGCTCATTTCAGGTGCGGTGCCGTCCTCATCCCCAGCTAGTGGTTCCCCAGGTAAGAGCTAATTTTAAGTGTAGTGGTTCCCAAGTGTCAGGCATTAGCATGGAAAGAAAGCTTATTCTAGTTGTGGTGCTACATCATGCCCATGGAAGGAGGTCAATGATCTTATGTGGTTGGATGAACCTATTTTGATGGGTCATGTAACGGTCgaagttcaccgctagcagattttgtcctctttggtctttccctttcaagctttccctcaagatttctAAAGCGCGCTCACCAAAGAGAAATTTTCACGCCCTTCTACATAATGTTTcatcctccctaaccgatgtgggatatcacaacaACCAACATTCTTGGGGTcccagcattctcgctggcactcgtttccttctccaatcaatgtgggactccccaatccatccccttcggggcctagcgtccttgttaACACActgtctcgtgtccacctccttcgaagctcaacctcctcgctgacacattcCCCAGTGTCTAACTCTTAATACTATTTTTCGATTTGTGCGTGTCATTCTTGCCCAGAAGCCATACTAATCTtttctgataccaaatgtaaTGTCACTAATTAACCTAAGAAAATTATGGGCGTTACAAGATGTCTTTGGAGATTAATTGCTTTTATCTAATCAAGAGATGACTTGCATACAAAATGCTAGGTCATTGTTCCAAAGAACAATTTAGGTGTATATAGCAAACAACGAACATAAAGTATTCATCCTTCTCCTCCTATAAATAAGAATCTCAATCTCATCGTCGAGGTACATCAATTCTCACTTCACGTGTTATCAGGTAGGCATGGTATGGACAGGGATATCTTCCTTGCCCTCGTCCCTAGCCTCCATATCATTCTTCGTCCCTATAAAATTCTCTATTAAATTATGTGAAGATCAGATggacaataaaaaaatttaaaaagtaaaagaaaaggcaccaaaatgaaaataaaaatttgaagatttaagaaattaaaatttaaagtaaacccaacaaaatgaaaaaggaaaataaataaaagaaaagaaaaggcaaaaaaatgaaaataaataaatgaataggcaacaaaatgaaaataaataaaagaaaaatatttccGTTGCCGGGACTTGAACCCGGGTCTTTCGGGTGAGAGCCGAATATCCTGACCAACTAGACTACAACGGAGCTTTTGACGTTcttgatttattaaattatatatttacatgtttccaaatttttataatcattttaatgtttattacATTACtgaggtatttttttaaaacccttaaggtaacaaatttaaatattactttaggaaaaagaatagacattttaaaagtatatgaacaaaaataaatcaaaaaagttacaaaaattaaagtagCACTTAAATcgattatttaattattaattataaattaacaaaaaatcGAGACATATCATTAATacaatgtaaataaataaaaagatggaTCTAAcgttgtaatttaaaattaatttcgtataatctaaattataaaaatacccttttaaaCTATTATAATactattcttaaattaaatatatatatatataaagaatgtctcgagaatatttgataaatatttgaattttataagaattttaaaaaaaaaaaaaaattaatttgataacccaacctgaaaataggGGAGAGAtgtagtaactttcatttagTCTTTTTTAATCATCCTATCATTAGGATTGCTTTCATTTTGATGTGGTCTCcgttcattcatgtattccTCTTTTACTCAAGTGTCACTAACATATCAAACAAATTATGACTGTAAAAGTGTAATTATCAAAAAACCAAGAACGTAGCTATAAAttaaatggttatcaaacgaATTCAATTTCTTAGACTAAAATTGATTAAACCTAGAAGTTGGtaccaaaaatgaaatttagacCTAAGATTAGGGTACACTTTAGTATTGTGCCATTTGGGAAGAACATATGGAGcaaatttaatacaacccaATTATCAACTCATTGATATGTGACCAAATGAGTCTTATGGGTTAGGTTAACCTATATAGTTGGAAACCCTAGACGTAAAAAAGTTGATTTGACTAGATATGTCTCGGTCACGTGAATTATTAGAATATTGAATTACAATAATTAGTTACATTCACATTTACCCGatttaatattgaattatttgaCACATACGATTTCTCGTACACAACATGATTTGACATGAGGCTATTAATACAATATTGAGTTATTCAAATATACGCATTTTTTCGAGTAGTACTTAGGGTTcgtattaaataatttttttttctataattagTCTGATAATAGttcaattagttaaatattatatccCGATCAAAATTAGAGCTGTCTatgagttgagttgggttgagtcaGGTTGAGACTCAACTTTATTGTTCgagttgtaaattttttcaattaataatgaaactaacccaattcaaccttaattttttttgggttagaTGGTTGTAGTTGTTgagtcatttatttaaaattttatttttaataaaaataaaatattagtccgtaaaacatttatttatttatttattttgaaaatttaactaaaattttaactcAATTTCACTTCCAAAcggttaaatattatttttaaaatagattgaataataaataataaaaaaattaattatgaaattaaataaaaataaaataaaaatacgtgtatatatataatatattttaaaactaacaATAGATTTGGGTTCATTCAGTTCGATACAATCTAGTTTTAGAAGAACGCGTAAACcgattaaatccataaaaattttatttatttaaactcaaTTTAATTCAACTGTACGGATTAAATTGAGTCGATcggatttttttaatcatctgATTTTCTAAACACTCGAGAtatacttaaatttaaaatttcttaattaaaaatacaataaattcaataaattaccataattaaaatatggaaatttaaaatttaatgaattagACAACAATTATTGAGCAAATAATGTTCGAATAAATGcaatactaaaaataataataagatatgAATAAATGTAATCTTGGTAGGTTCAACTAATTAGATCCAATgcacacattttttttttaagtcaaaGTCAAACTAATCGCTccgttaaattataaaacaaaaatatctttgacCGATAGAGTTGGTTTCAACTATATCTCGAgctataaaaatttataggcCGAAAATTGTATCAGATCATATGAACAAATCTAAACACGtgcatgaaaaaaaatacgGATGCTACGTGAACCATATATGTTGTcgtttttctcattttaatcTCGACGTCCTCAAATCTTTTTTCTGAACCCTAACCCTAAAATTTACTTCTCGTGACTGTTTAGATTTGTTCACATAAACGGCGTATAAGCAGACACAAATTTTTATGTCTATGAACTCAACGATAAAGATCTCGAGAgttgtttttgaaatattagaCGTTTACCGTTAGggtataattgaaaataaccttattttttaagggtattttggtaatttaattgttataatatattaatgtattttctaaattcttaCAAAGTGGATTGCACGTCTTCTTCACGACCATGCAACTTTctttacattatttatttaaatattattctatttaattttttaaaaaataatattcaaattattattattatcccctaatttcttaataaaattctaGTCGacgtatataaaaaaaaaatagaaattattttatttatttcctagatttaaaatatgtgtttttaaagtttaaatttttatttggataccgatcttttatttatttattattattattttggtattatttttaaatttaatgtgattaattttaattttaataacaacAATGGAATAAATTAAGTATAAACGATGTATATTTGTGACGATAAGTAGCTCGAGCTACCGACCATCAATAATTGatgtgaaatatttaaaaataatctataatttaaaaatttttaaatttcgtGGATAttcgtaattaaaaaaatgaaacagtACGTTTAAAAACACGATATagatttacaaaaataaaaaataaaataaaaacaaaataaagtaattaaaagataaaataatgtGTTCTAGTCCGACCCTTGTAGCCTCCGGGGGCTCAAAAGCTACGTTTAAGCaccatttaaaaaagattaagtAAAATAGATGAATAAAATtcgttcttaaattttatgttattagTTCGTTCACTCGTTTGGTGTCTTATTTAGATTAAAGTAGCTCCTGCAACTCTTTGCCTACGTTAACCCGAGCTTACTTGGTTCACCTAAGTTCAATTTAGGGTCGTAGAGCGGAATTCATAAATTCTCACTAAAATTCTCAAACGGGTCgtacaataatttattaaaatttattatttaaaattaaatatttgttagcattaatgtaaatatttataatttgttagCATTAATgtacaataatttataaataagtaaatatttgttagcattaatgtctttttaaatatttcttatttattattacaattttaaataatttgctCGTGATAAGATTCAAATATCTATAAGTCCGAGATAGACTACCCTAAACTCTAGATTTGATACTCCTAGAGTTAGTGTCGACTCGGTTAGGGGTATACATAGGTTGGGTTGAAAAAAACTTTTGaaccaatttgaaattttaggtcCATCTGGTTCGTGACCCGAACAactcgaatagagttcacaacctaactcaactTACCTCTATATTTTCGAGGTGGCTTGAttctcaatttgttttttgtattacattaaaacttaaaatatcataaaatttaaataccaAACATTTACAAGCCATGAATCGAACATTAGAATTAgttacaaacgttaaatatttttaatttttttaaaaaatagatcgAGTTGTAACTCAATTTTCGAGTAGGTTGAGTTATTGAGTGACATGAAGACTCGGGATTTCCGTTAAAAAACTCGAAAAGTTACTTTAATAGCataataacattattttttttaaatataacaaaaatatttcaaatttgaccACAATACcttaaaatatgatttaaaaaagtcaaatttatgttatatatatatatatatatatatatatatatatatatatatatatataatgaaagcTTGTAATTCTGTGCAAGAACATATCAATGGCGgaattcctctgtttttctccATCTGGGTGTTCCTTTTTTGATCGAATAAAGGCAGCCACCATGTCGGCCGGCCAAGCTCTCTGCCATGAACTTCCATTGTCATGGTCCTAAAGTTGCAGAACAGCTTCCCTTTCtttatccaaaagaaaaaggagggaaCAGCAATTCAAATCCCTTACtctgttcttcaaatttcaaacccaCGCCTTTAAAATCCCCTCGCCCCCACCACTTTTCCTCCAATCCACGCTtcaaaaatggagaaattccCCATCTCCGACCAAAATTCCGACGTGGGTTTCATGGATCTAAACGACCAATCCACCATTTCTGAAACTTCCGGCCAGTCTCCGGCGAGCGTTTACTCTTTCTCTTACTCCAGAACCATCTCCGATGCCTCTGCTTTCTCCGATAACAGTTTCTGCACTCCTCTGGCGATTCCGGCGAGACAGGGCACtggaaaatacaaaataaccAACGGAGACAAGGTCGATGATCAAGACGCCATGGATTCCGGTGAGAAgctttttcccccttttcaaaatttttattttttttaagatggGTGTTTAAGTTTTTTGTTGCGGCAGAAATGGAGATGATGAAGGAGAGATTCGCGAAGCTTTTGCTCGGAGAAGACATGTCGGGAAGTGGGAAAGGGGTCTGCACGGCGGTGACGATTTCAAACGCCATTACTAATCTTTACGGTCTGCTCTGTTTTTGCTTATGGTTTGATTGGTTTTGGAAAGTTTAAGGTTAAGaagatttgtgtttgtttgatcAGCGACGGTGTTCGGACAGAATCTGAAACTGGAGCCGTTGTCGCCGGAGAAGACGGCGATGTGGAGGAGAGAGATGGCTTGTCTGGTCTCTGTTTGTGATTACATTGTTGAGTTCTTCACTGAATCTCAAACTCTCCAAAATGGAACAACAATTGAGgtgattttattattgtattcTCGGGTTTTCGGAACAGTTTATTTTGTACATTCGgaagtcaaaataaaataaatttgaaggttCAAGAACTTAAATAAGATTGAAACCGAGTACTACtgaccgttttttttttagccaaTTTTACGTTAttacagctcaaacccacagctaacaaatattgtccgttttgacttgttacgtatcgtcgtcagcctcatgattttaaaatgcgtctattacggagaggtttctgcacccttataaacactgcttcgttctcctccttgGGGACCGaacgtcctcgctagtacACACACAGTGTTTGAAATGTTTCTCGTTTGCTTATtgctgtgtttttttttaggtgtTGAGTAGTCGACAAAGGTCAGATATATACCTAAACCTTCCAGCATTGCAAAAGCTTGACATGATGCTCTTGGTAAATGACAGCAAAAACAATTACAAGCTTGACTTATTTTGAGAGTGATCTATCAATCAATCTTGTTTGTGGTTTTACAGGACATTTTGGATAGTTTTCGGGACACCGAGTTCTGGTACGTCGAAAAAGGAAGCATGTCGTCGAACTCGAACCATTCGAGACCTGGTTCGTTTCGCCGACTCCCACTGCAAAAGGAGGAGAAATGGTGGCTACCAGTTCCCTGCATTCCTTCATGTGGTCTATCTGAGAAGGCACGGAGACATCTTCAAAATAGCCGTGAATGTGCCAATCAAATCCACAAAGCTGCTA is part of the Cucurbita pepo subsp. pepo cultivar mu-cu-16 chromosome LG12, ASM280686v2, whole genome shotgun sequence genome and harbors:
- the LOC111807503 gene encoding rop guanine nucleotide exchange factor 3-like; the encoded protein is MEKFPISDQNSDVGFMDLNDQSTISETSGQSPASVYSFSYSRTISDASAFSDNSFCTPLAIPARQGTGKYKITNGDKVDDQDAMDSEMEMMKERFAKLLLGEDMSGSGKGVCTAVTISNAITNLYATVFGQNLKLEPLSPEKTAMWRREMACLVSVCDYIVEFFTESQTLQNGTTIEVLSSRQRSDIYLNLPALQKLDMMLLDILDSFRDTEFWYVEKGSMSSNSNHSRPGSFRRLPLQKEEKWWLPVPCIPSCGLSEKARRHLQNSRECANQIHKAAMAINSTVLAEMEIPQSYIDTLPKSGKASIGDTIYRYMYSADKFSPEHLLDCLQIGSEHDALELADRIEASMYTWRRKACLTYSKSSWELVKDLIAETGKGDKNTILAERAETLLLSLKQRFPELSQTTLDTSKIQYNMDVGQAVLESYSRVLEGLTFNIVAWIEDVLFADRSLRSQE